CAACCTCCTCAACTGGGCAGCTGTTCCCTTTGAAACTGTGGCCTCCTGAGTTCTTGAAACTGGCCATGCAGTTCAGGAATTTCTGGCTGCACTCTTGGCTCAGATAGTCATCTGCACCACCCACGCGTTCGTTAATAATTACAATTCTTCATTTCATCACTTGATCAAcccattaattaattaactaattacgTTCTATTACTTTAACTAATTACTTTTATTTAAAGACGtgtttggattaaggattttgttttggaaaaaggaaaagaatggaaaataaaaagaaattaaattttttatcatattttctcaCTATTTCAAAAACTAATGAATTGAATATTAATAAAACATAAATTGAATACATATATTACTTTTCTATTGCTAATACAAAAGAAATggattttttcttgattttattttattttaaataatttttttttcaaaattccacATCATCCTTagaaaaattgtaataattatagCGGTGGGCACCCTGTCCTGTTCTTTTGTTGGTAAGTAGAAAAAGTCAGTAGGTCATCCGTGACCATGTctgttgaaatttttattttctatgagttgtatttttatcaaaaattatttttttttgaaaataaaaaatattcataatgTAAAATTTTGAGAGTTCATAAAAGTAAAAAGTGTTTCCAGACATTAtaattaatgaaaataaaaacgtgaaaaatttttcattatttcaCGAACATAATAATTAGAATAGATATTTTCATCTTAACTAAAACCTGTAAATGATTATTTGAATTCATGATCTAATATTCTATGCTATGCATTAGcaaaaattttacatttttaacTTGATCtataattttaataatgacaatTTCTCTAGCAATTCTTTCGAAAGTTATCTTTTTCTCTGTTGATTAAAttcttatattatgattattctatTCTTGTGAGTAAATGTTTTTGAACCGAAAATAATTAACcataatcccaaaaaaaaaaaaaacgatgaaTAATATGCAAGGATGAAAGTTTCTTTATCAACATCGATgcaatgtatttttgaaaaagaaaaaaaaaataattaataataaattttatatgaACCCTTTTACActttttatctatttatttatttatttgggagGGGTAGCTgattaattaagttttaaaaatgagaaataaaaaaaatatgatgtAATGTAATGTAATTAAGATGAAGCACTTACTGTTCTTGGAGAGGACGCAGGCGTCATGCTGCATACAACAAGCGTCGAGGCCATCGCAGGGCGTCTCCCCTGGGCATCCGCTGTACAGCAGCCCGCAGTATTTCCCATATCTTAACAATGGCGGCACTGTTCAATTATCCATTTTACATGTATACATATATCCAATTTTTATTCCacaaaatttaattaataaaaacatggACGTTGAAgattcccaaattaattaattaaatttttttaagaatccataaataaaataatcgttaaaaaaaattatagaggGGGTACTTACCGGAGCAGAACTCAGATTCACATTTTCTACTGCACTCTTTGCTCTgcaaaatgaaaataattatgaaagaaaaattaGAACACAGAAAGCTAGCTAGCTACAgctgtttttctttctttctttttcttctctgtGATAGAGACAGAAGATGataattaaaaagaaagggaTCAAGCAAAATAAATGAAATGGGCGGTGGGGAAAAGATGATGAGAAGCAAATAAGGGAGAGGATTGATGAGAGAAACAAGAAGAAACCAGAGTGACGGAGGAATCAAGTAGCTGAACGCCGACGTTGAGAGCATGGACGTCGGGAAAAAAAGCATGAGAGAAGAAGCAGAGGGCGAATATTATAAGCAGTGCTGATGAGGACGATGAGAATAAGAGAGCTGCTAAGGAGTTGGAGGGATTAGCTATTGCAGCAGCCATTGTTGTGTAAGAACTGATCGAAGCTGCAAGCTAAGCAGATCAGAAGTTGAAGATCGATGAGCTCTTCTGATCTGAGAATTAAATTGACGACAGCTACCTAGCTGCTTCTCAGCCTTTAGCAGCTAGCGGGAATTCTGAAGAGGCGTAGACTATTAACAGTAACATTAATATGGGAATGTATATAAAAGGTAGAGGGAGGGCGGGGCAGGGGAGGGGAGGGGGACATGGTATTTGGCATGTAGCGACTCGTGACATGTTTTTGATTTGTAGCAATAGTATTCACACCTCTCACCAAATTATCATCTGTCTCTTTTTTCTATCCAACGCCATTAGGAAGGAAGTACGTGGTGGGGAGGTGGTGGTTGTCGTGTCCATCTCGCATGTGAATTATTTCCATTCAACCAAACTTATTTTCTTTTAACATAcgattcattattttattcattttgatAAATTATTTAGAGATACGTCACTCCACTTGTTTATTTGCCAACTTTTTAAATATGAAATATGTGGTGATGTATTAACATAAAATGTAGAGTTATGCTAACGGTCACCGATGACACGAGTTCGTCACATTCagcatttttataaaatgtaTGAATGGTTAGACCTATTTATCGCATGTTTCAcatctaaaaaaataaatacatataataatggGCCTTTTGAACACTCAAACTTATTAGCACCGGAGGAGTCTATAGGTgtgtttgatacacatgagtgaatatcaacttgatccaaaagcttaagtctattggggGTTGGGcacaaccatgtatataagcatccatcatccactcacttttttcaatgtgggataaactcacaagtgaaattctcaacaatctctccctcacttgtgagttctaactgctcccccttgaacggaagctCCTTCACTTGTGAGTTCAACCTTGTAGGGACCTGAatctggaaaataaataaagaaaagagaagggaaattaaaaaaggataaaatagtaaaactcgtcgacgaggctccattTCTTGTCAACGAAGTCTCTTCTATTGCTCGGTGACGAGACGCAAGGCCCATCAATGAGGAGATACCGATGGATTTTTAGAGATTCTATAACTCAGGCTCATTGATGAGGTCACCCTCTCAGCCACAAGTGACCTTCTTcagctcgtcaacgagaactctgactcgtcgatgaggcttctTGGGTCaaccttgtttataaatatcatttagttgcttaatgaggaagaaacttattttttttctctctctctctctagaacacgaaccaacccccccctctctctctctctaggattccaTGTCGTATGTTGCCAGAATCAACAATCCAACATCACtatgtggattaggaggagaatctctacagttatagcggacCAGATTTTCGATCTGAGGATTTTCatgtttttccctaaaatcgatgTAAGGATCTAATTTTGCTTTTGGTTTGGTAGTTATGTAGTAgtcgagattatagtgaagtattgatctttggtttttaggtttcaggAATCCTAAGTCGTTGTTCTGGATCGATTTGTTCGAGTTTCGATTTTCaggaataaggtaaggggatttgtttacttcagtatttttttaaaaaactgaaCCCCTAGAAAGATGACTTATGCCTTTATGTGCATTTTAACTACTTATCTGCAAAATTTTATTgggtataaatgttgtttcttattattttatgatttacgatttttgaaaaaaataggggtttttggtatatgaactccaaactttccaaaactactttaattattttaaaactaaagtaggaactgcttgatacccatgtttgcagtccaaatggtatttttcaaattatatcGGATTATGATGaaacgagtgtgacatatgatagaAAATGCAACATATTGAACTGTATACTGGTAAATGAACTATGAAAACTGAAATTCCATCTTGTtatttgaaaatgtggaaaacaggtgccgaTTAATCATCGagctttatatgtaaaaagggttgaaccGAGGGCATTTGTGCTGGTTAACACCACTGTCTGACAGAAATAAagaatgcatgaaagattgcatgattacgATTATGAAATTACTGGAACTgcacaggttgttatgttttattgtaaattatttatatgattgattgggaccacatttttttactaaaagagttgaaagacactccgaaggagttgaaagacactatAAGATATCTAAAGCTTCAAATAGCTTAAGGCGCGGTTCCGTTGCTAACTGAGGTACAGTGAGTTATAGGTATGGAGAAAagacacactagtgatagcatatcttctcttactgagtgtcgtctcatcccagtgacttaacatttttcaggtgatccaactaagCGAACAGATCAGGTTTTTAGGCAAAGAGGTTCTGGCGCTGTCCttttttgaagggtgagtgtttcctgggTGTTGTTTGTTTGGGTAGATCCCAGGGTTTTAATGATGTCACTAGGtactttgtgatgtatattttgggacttttagatttttggtattacaaatattgtttatagttttatgtttgccgctgcttaggaatgtaatgtgaaTAAAGTTTCCTTAGTACtcccttggggcctgagatgttttcaaAAGGTAATATAGAGAGATTtgatatatatgtaaaaaaaaaaatggcatgaaaaagtaggtcgttacataagtactgatggaacacccgattcattaggtccataaacgctgctgatgcattagtcaatccgaacgacattaccaaaaactcgtagtACCCATACCTGGTTCGAAAAGCTATCTTTGAAGcatcctctactttaactttcaacTGGTAATATGCTGGTCGTAGGACAATTTTGGAATAGACCTAGGTCCCCTAGAGCTAATAAAATAAATCCTTAATTCTaagaagaggatacttattcttgactatcactttatttatctctctataatcaatgcacatcctaataatcccttctttcttctttacgaacaagactggtgctcccaaaggcgacacactaggcttgATCAACCCTTAATCCAACAAATCCTACAACATATCTTTCAATCCCTTTAGTTCGGCTGGAGCCATCcagtagggtgctttagatattggtgctgaccCTAGTAGTAAATCCAGGGCAAATACTATCTTGTTCTAGTGGTAAGTCAGGCAATtcctctagaaaaaaaaaaacatctagaaattctctaactactggaatatcaacttgtttcaattcttcctttggcatctcttttatataagcaacaaacccctgacaaccaccctaAAGCAGCCTCCTCATatgaatagccgacactaactgtggctgttgggagtcccagcccggagtatatagtctagaggggggggggtgaaaagactcttttcgcggaatacatatttttcgataaaataaaaactcttggtaagatataagaaattaaatcacaatataaatataaatcatgcacaagatataaaataaagagtgtaagggagagaaaaaacaacaccggtatttttacgtggttcggcacaaAGCCTACGTCCgcaccttagcaccaagccaaggattccacaatccactataatcgcttaTTCCgtagcggagcaagccttacaaactcgggaacaaatccctacagctcacaaagagcctttactgattcaattcacaaagaaccttacaacttggttcacaaagaaccttttacaagaagatggaagattacaaagaatgctccttacaatgagcaaatatgatttacaactcaaacctcacactattctctcaagaattgaatcaaataaaataagtgactaagagagaatgagcacatgtaatgaagaactaatatgcaatgtgctaggttttgtataaaatgatgtttttttactaacaatgatcaaagaccttcaaaatcatgttaatacaagtctaatagctggtatttatagcccaagagccttaggagtcATTAACTAGCCGtaggggggaagaaaagatattttatttagtaaactagccattttccaCCCGTTAGTGTCATTTTGCCCGCTGGACTCATCAACTAGgcccctgcactcgtcgactaatcatATATTGCAccttgtcgacaaatcccctgtgttcatcaaagaggtccctgaattagaaatagtcatcaacatgaaagttgtggaattttgtcttaactttccagggacaccaagatcgtcccatctAAATTTTTCTatcaaaagttatgcccaaaataccaaaaagtatttaggactcaaggctgcactacgatAGTGATGATTGCTTTGTTTGTCCTTATCAAAAAGCgctttaatgactcaaaacatttttggacaaaagtatatgaaatgtatgaagtctaatgaagattaaaacttatccaaatgagttttcttttgaatataagacatcttgattaataaaaaaaCGTTTGAAAActcgttttgatatcttatatgcttagtgtgtccttttataaataaacttgactttctttgaacctttaggacacaagactcgttttgataaaatcgagactaagtatgaagatgttccaaataaaaagatgtttgaaaacttgtctttttagaaaacatatttaagtttatgattcatttaacaaactctttaagtttaactttgaaagtcATGAAAGGTGaatttgtgtttatgtctttagtgcaatcctatatgctcatgtgccTTAGTATtattatgcaatggctcaactcttactcagaaatcatgcaagacacacaccacaagagttacaatatgtactcactcacacaacccttattacaattaatttatacacaataaaggATGTGCTTTAGTGCTTTCGAGTCAGCGTCCTtccgatctttcctatttgatgtctactcagtccgatctttgcttcttaTTTGGTACCTTTgtgtatccgacactttgtacctatactataTAAGATTTGCAAGGatgaaaaatactagaaacaacaaataggttaatatcatcaaaacatataaaccaagatagtgtagctgtcaGGGCTAGTAGTGGCGAAGcgcgcacacatgatcctacgaatttgaattcttgctcacctaggggtctaaaaatcacttcttttttgtTTATGgaaatcaatgctggcatagttagttgtcaaccaatccatacccaatattacatcgaacCTCTGCATGTCTAATACCACAAGATTGATTGGTAATACTTTCCCCTGAATGCTCACTAGATAGTTTTTAAATACCCTCATACACCTTGTTGTTGATCCAGTCGGCATGACTACTGACAACTCAAtatctaatagttgtgcctcaaCCCCAAATAATTTGACATATCCTAATGATACAAACgaatgagtggcacctgagtCAGATTAAAACAACAGATTTATATAGTGAAACAACAAGAATACTTGTCACAACATCACCTACAACCTCGGTGTCTTCTGACATCAATGCATAATCCCTCGCCGGAGTTGTACTCCTCTGCTAacctccacggggtgcctgagTATTACCTCGAGACTATCTGGGAGTTATAATATACTACGCACGAAAGACTCATGCAACATGACCTGGTCTACCATATCGGTAGCAGAACTTCCTCCCTGCTCGGCATTCTTCCCTGTGTCTTCTCCTACATGTCAGGCAAACAAGATAGGCCTGCTTGCCCTGAACCTCATAGCTCCCAACCTCCTACCTATGCCCACCGCTATGACCACCTCTCCTCCATGGGCCCTAGCTAAAGCCCGCCTAAAATTCAGGAGGCGTAGGCCTTTTCCTCTAGTTCAAATTCATATATTCCTTCGCCTGAGCACTTCTGATGGGAGAGTGAATGTATCGttcatagaaaatttctttaaaatagtTCCATGTCAGGGTTGCTGAATTTTGCCTTTGTTCCTCAAATAACTTCACCGACATCCACCAACGCTTGGCTTCCCCGGTCATTTTAAAAATAGCATACaaaaccttctgctcatctgCACAGTGGAGACTTGCCAATATTCCCTCCATCTCTTGGATTCATTCCTTCGCAACGATTGCACCGGCTCCTCCACTAAAAATCGGGGGATTCATACTGATAAATTGCTCGATAGAGCAGTCCAGGTCAACTATTCGGCAGTTCTGCCCCCTCAAGTTCTACACAATACCTGCCATGACCTGTTGGCCTGCACTACGCAGCATCCATTTAGAGCCACTACCACCTATGCTGAAAGCCCCCATGTTGCCACTACTTCTAGCATTCATGTTGCTATTTCTAGGATCCATTCTGCAAAGAAAATAAACATGGTATGAGGACCCTATCTTCATAATACA
This region of Malania oleifera isolate guangnan ecotype guangnan chromosome 10, ASM2987363v1, whole genome shotgun sequence genomic DNA includes:
- the LOC131165922 gene encoding phospholipase A2-alpha, translating into MAAAIANPSNSLAALLFSSSSSALLIIFALCFFSHAFFPDVHALNVGVQLLDSSVTLSKECSRKCESEFCSVPPLLRYGKYCGLLYSGCPGETPCDGLDACCMQHDACVLSKNNDYLSQECSQKFLNCMASFKNSGGHSFKGNSCPVEEVVDVISLVMKAALLAGRYLHKP